From a single Silene latifolia isolate original U9 population chromosome 6, ASM4854445v1, whole genome shotgun sequence genomic region:
- the LOC141588652 gene encoding uncharacterized protein LOC141588652, giving the protein MQQNKLKLHLLYDKFRCKGRIVSWARIIWTRVVLPKHSVFTMLAMQQRLATVDQLQRRHIMLVNRCVLCKKQCETHQHLFFKCRFSASVWQGILAWMNVTDRTMNLKKELHWIVARRHSRHWKAKWFVSCLSAVVYSLWEERNLRIFQGLEHDSAYIIRKVQYVVNIRLLFVIHSSLDDGIIESINV; this is encoded by the coding sequence ATGCAGCAGAATAAGCTCAAACTCCATCTGTTGTATGACAAATTCAGATGCAAAGGGAGGATTGTTAGCTGGGCAAGGATAATCTGGACTCGTGTTGTACTCCCTAAACATAGTGTTTTTACTATGCTTGCTatgcagcagagacttgctacTGTGGATCAGCTTCAGAGGAGACATATAATGCTTGTGAACCGCTGTGTGTTATGCAAGAAACAGTGTGAGACTCATCAGCATTTGTTCTTCAAATGCAGATTTTCTGCCTCAGTTTGGCAAGGTATACTAGCTTGGATGAATGTAACAGATAGAACAATGAATCTCAAAAAGGAATTGCATTGGATTGTTGCTAGGAGGCACAGTAGGCATTGGAAGGCTAAATGGTTCGTCAGCTGCCTCAGTGCTGTGGTTTACAGCCTATGGGAAGAAAGAAATTTGCGAATTTTCCAGGGGTTGGAGCATGATAGTGCCTATATTATTAGAAAAGTTCAGTATGTCGTAAACATCAGGCTATTGTTTGTCATTCATTCATCATTGGATGATGGCATAATTGAGTCTATAAATGTATGA